From a single Adhaeribacter swui genomic region:
- a CDS encoding DUF6687 family protein, translating into MLKQFIPFTQVKHQPTIIVDSLYPKGLILAHWRGAVNPPGTDDDTSAGIVLNALQQQIPGLEAPYVSANHFDVDGFVGVWSVLNPEVALQNEAVLRQMAIIGDFRELDLSQPAADKALKLVCWINKVEKEKFYPPFGADEVEDNEMEASVPKFAYFLATFGDVLAHPEAYQADWETEYNQVIADYQIIHGPQTQVTLFPEIGLVQIQTPQPVHYYALFSRTIGYDIVLSQYADNRYELEYKYTTWVDISSRTTLPRVPLKPLAQILQTQETSNYRWTAESVTDTGPILRLNGSKLPKKQRYANPTERPIYSSSIEPTDLNAQVMAYFQSRYAGVKPQQRWTWPEIKAFK; encoded by the coding sequence ATGCTGAAGCAATTTATTCCGTTTACCCAAGTAAAGCACCAGCCCACCATTATCGTGGATAGCCTGTACCCCAAAGGTTTGATTCTGGCTCATTGGCGGGGCGCCGTAAACCCACCCGGAACTGACGATGATACCAGCGCCGGTATTGTGTTAAATGCCTTGCAGCAGCAAATTCCCGGATTAGAAGCTCCCTACGTGAGTGCTAACCATTTCGACGTGGATGGATTTGTGGGTGTGTGGAGTGTGTTAAACCCCGAAGTTGCTTTACAAAACGAGGCCGTGTTGCGGCAAATGGCGATTATTGGTGATTTTCGGGAACTGGATTTAAGCCAGCCAGCCGCCGATAAAGCTTTAAAATTGGTTTGCTGGATTAATAAAGTAGAAAAAGAAAAGTTTTACCCACCGTTTGGCGCCGATGAGGTCGAAGATAATGAAATGGAAGCGTCGGTGCCCAAGTTCGCGTATTTTCTGGCAACTTTCGGCGACGTGCTGGCGCATCCGGAAGCGTACCAAGCTGATTGGGAAACGGAGTATAACCAGGTTATAGCTGATTACCAGATAATCCATGGCCCGCAAACCCAGGTAACCCTTTTCCCCGAAATTGGATTGGTACAGATTCAAACGCCGCAACCTGTGCATTACTACGCTTTGTTCAGCCGGACTATTGGTTACGATATAGTATTGAGCCAATATGCAGATAACCGGTACGAGTTAGAATACAAGTACACCACTTGGGTGGATATCAGCTCGCGAACTACTTTACCCCGCGTTCCCTTAAAACCCTTAGCGCAAATTTTGCAAACTCAAGAAACTAGCAACTACCGCTGGACGGCCGAAAGTGTAACCGATACCGGGCCTATTCTGCGTTTAAACGGCAGTAAATTACCAAAAAAGCAACGCTACGCCAACCCTACAGAACGGCCTATCTATTCCTCAAGTATAGAGCCCACGGATTTAAATGCCCAGGTAATGGCGTATTTTCAGTCTAGGTACGCCGGTGTGAAACCCCAGCAACGCTGGACCTGGCCCGAAATAAAAGCTTTTAAGTAA